A genomic stretch from Panthera uncia isolate 11264 chromosome E3, Puncia_PCG_1.0, whole genome shotgun sequence includes:
- the LOC125928441 gene encoding voltage-dependent T-type calcium channel subunit alpha-1H-like: protein MACQQFGKNRGAQAAPQKAHLRASTLNSTACRTWFEHVSMLVIMLNCVTLGMFRPCEDVECQSERCSILEAFDDFIFAFFAVEMIIKMVALGLFGQKCYLGDTWNRLDFFIVMAGMMEYSLDGHNVSLSAIRTVRVLRPLRAINRVPSK, encoded by the exons CTCAGGCAGCCCCACAGAAAGCCCACCTCAGAG CGTCCACCCTTAACTCGACCGCCTGCCGCACGTGGTTCGAGCATGTCAGCATGCTGGTCATCATGCTCAACTGCGTGACCCTGGGAATGTTCCGGCCCTGCGAGGACGTCGAGTGCCAGTCGGAGCGCTGCAGCATCCTGGAG GCCTTCGACGACTTCATCTTCGCCTTCTTTGCGGTGGAGATGATCATCAAGATGGTCGCCCTGGGGCTGTTCGGGCAGAAGTGCTATCTGGGCGACACGTGGAACAGGCTGGATTTCTTCATCGTCATGGCGGG CATGATGGAGTACTCCCTGGATGGACACAACGTGAGCCTCTCCGCCATCCGGACGGTGCGTGTGTTGCGGCCCCTCCGCGCCATCAACCGTGTGCCGAGTAAGTGA
- the LOC125928442 gene encoding voltage-dependent T-type calcium channel subunit alpha-1H-like has translation MYEQLEGMRILVTLLLDTLPMLGNVLLLCFFVFFIFGIVGVQLWAGLLRNRCFLDSTFARNNNLTFLRPYYQTEEGEDNPFICSSRRDNGMQKCSHIPSRRELRVECTLGWEAYGQPQAEGVAGAGRNACINWNQYYNVCRSGGSNPHNGAINFDNIGYAWIAIFQVITLEGWVDIMYYVMDAHSFYNFIYFILLIIVSVGDGAGPGGWAAPSEPLLTPSGTLH, from the exons ATGTATGAACAGCTGGAGG GCATGCGGATCCTGGTCACGCTGCTGCTGGACACACTGCCCATGCTCGGGAACGTCCTTctgctctgtttctttgtcttcttcatctTCGGGATCGTGGGCGTACAGCTCTGGGCTGGTCTGCTTCGCAACCGCTGCTTTCTGGATAGCACCTTTGCCAG GAACAACAACCTCACCTTCCTGCGGCCGTACTACCAGACAGAGGAGGGCGAGGACAATCCCTTTATATGCTCCTCGCGCCGGGACAACGGCATGCAGAAGTGCTCACACATCCCCAGCCGCCGTGAGCTGCGCGTGGAGTGCACGCTGGGCTGGGAGGCCTACGGGCAGCCGCAGGCCGAGGGCGTGGCTGGCGCGGGCCGCAACGCCTGCATCAACTGGAACCAGTACTACAACGTGTGCCGCTCGGGCGGCTCCAACCCCCACAACGGCGCCATCAACTTCGACAACATCGGCTACGCATGGATCGCCATCTTCCAG GTGATCACGCTGGAGGGCTGGGTGGACATCATGTACTACGTCATGGACGCCCACTCTTTCTACAACTTCATCTACTTCATTTTGCTCATCATCGTGAGTGTGGGCGACGGGGCGGGtcctgggggctgg GCTGCGCCATCCGAGCCTCTGCTGACTCCCTCGGGGACCCTGCACTAG